One Oceaniferula flava genomic window carries:
- a CDS encoding MFS transporter has translation MSNDNNINAKRLLWAGFVAILAAGVGFGVRGGIFANWAADFGFSGAQLGAIGGAGFTGFCFGIMIGGVVVDKIGYGKLVIAAFLFHILSAFITFGAMQGQDSATAYQFLFWGMFVFALANGTLEAVANPLVATLFPENRNHYLNILHASWPLGMILGGMVGWFLGGEGGWGWKAQLALYLVPTIVYGVMFFGQKFPQSEATAKGLKFGEMLKDVGILGGLVVSFMLYLFFQGTIAPFFEADSNAPKLISLFIAIITLVSIGAITKFAIGHWLLFVLFITHALVGAVELGTDGWIQNITGAILSEKEGKILFVFTSAMMFLLRFCAHFIEEKAGLKPISLLFVCALLGCLGLNLVSAVTSFGPALGALLVYALGKTFFWPTMLAVVGDRFPATGAIAMSLMGGIGMMSAGLIGTPGLGYFKDRYAAEELKKADTELYADWQAPEQKSQFLQFDTVTPIEGKRLEEAKKTAVDERTEAQKTVVAADIEGNRRTLKVDSFIPAAMAVIYLLLMLYFKAIGGYKPVKIDD, from the coding sequence ATGAGTAACGATAACAATATTAATGCAAAACGGCTCTTATGGGCTGGCTTTGTAGCGATTCTAGCAGCCGGTGTTGGTTTCGGTGTCCGAGGCGGCATCTTTGCCAACTGGGCCGCTGATTTTGGCTTTAGCGGAGCCCAGTTAGGTGCCATCGGTGGTGCTGGATTCACTGGTTTCTGCTTCGGTATCATGATCGGTGGTGTGGTGGTCGATAAAATCGGCTACGGCAAGCTGGTCATCGCCGCCTTCCTCTTCCACATCCTCTCTGCCTTTATCACCTTTGGTGCGATGCAAGGTCAGGACAGTGCCACGGCCTACCAGTTCCTGTTCTGGGGCATGTTCGTGTTCGCGCTTGCTAACGGAACGCTCGAAGCGGTGGCCAACCCTCTGGTGGCAACCCTCTTCCCTGAGAACCGTAACCACTACCTCAACATCCTCCACGCATCATGGCCACTCGGTATGATCCTCGGCGGCATGGTCGGTTGGTTCCTCGGTGGCGAAGGCGGCTGGGGCTGGAAAGCTCAGCTGGCACTCTACCTCGTTCCTACCATCGTTTACGGTGTGATGTTCTTCGGCCAGAAGTTTCCTCAGTCGGAAGCTACTGCGAAGGGCCTCAAGTTTGGTGAAATGCTCAAGGACGTCGGCATCCTCGGCGGACTGGTTGTTTCCTTCATGCTCTACCTGTTCTTCCAGGGCACGATCGCACCATTCTTCGAAGCTGACTCCAACGCTCCAAAATTGATTTCGCTGTTCATCGCCATCATCACCTTGGTCTCTATTGGAGCCATCACCAAGTTCGCCATCGGCCACTGGCTGCTGTTTGTTCTCTTCATCACCCACGCCCTCGTCGGCGCGGTTGAGCTGGGCACCGACGGTTGGATCCAGAATATCACCGGTGCCATCTTGAGTGAGAAAGAAGGAAAGATCCTCTTTGTCTTCACCTCCGCCATGATGTTCCTGCTGCGTTTCTGCGCTCACTTCATCGAGGAAAAAGCAGGTCTCAAACCTATCAGCCTGCTGTTTGTTTGTGCCCTGCTCGGTTGCCTTGGCCTGAACCTGGTCTCCGCTGTCACCTCCTTCGGTCCAGCACTCGGAGCCCTGCTCGTTTACGCTCTCGGTAAGACCTTCTTCTGGCCTACCATGCTCGCCGTCGTTGGCGATCGCTTCCCTGCCACTGGCGCTATCGCCATGAGCTTGATGGGTGGTATCGGCATGATGTCCGCCGGTCTCATCGGCACCCCTGGTCTCGGATATTTCAAAGACCGCTACGCCGCTGAAGAGCTCAAGAAAGCCGACACCGAACTCTACGCAGATTGGCAAGCACCTGAGCAGAAGAGCCAGTTCCTCCAGTTCGATACCGTCACTCCAATCGAGGGCAAACGTCTGGAAGAAGCTAAGAAAACAGCCGTCGATGAGCGCACAGAGGCCCAGAAAACTGTGGTCGCTGCAGACATCGAAGGTAACCGTCGCACCTTGAAAGTGGATTCCTTTATCCCCGCTGCCATGGCTGTGATCTACCTCTTGCTGATGCTCTACTTCAAAGCCATCGGTGGTTACAAGCCAGTCAAGATTGACGACTAA
- the xylA gene encoding xylose isomerase: MSEYFPNVPQFQYEGTSSTNPFAFRHYNPDEKIGDKTMREHLRFGAAYWHVMRNELGDPFGAGTALMPWDDGSETLQNALNRVPVFFEFLNKSQIDYYCFHDRDISPEGATLAETHKNLDRVVDELEKFQGETGKKLLWGTACLFGHPRYAHGAATSPNADVFAYGASQVKHALEATHRLGGEGYVFWGGREGYATLLNTDMKRELDHLAAMLHLAVDHAKKIGYQGQFYIEPKPREPSTHQYDSDSAACLNFLREYDLLDHFKLNIETNHATLAGHTMEHELDVAIGANALGSIDANRGDELIGWDTDQFPTNVYDTTQVMIRVLKMGGFTTGGLNFDAKRRRESHEPEDLFHAHIGGMDVFARGLKIAHKIIEDGRMDAFITERYSSYDSGIGAEIESGSTSLDSLDAHAQSIDPPQLSSGRQEMLENIINDYLV, from the coding sequence ATGTCAGAATACTTCCCTAACGTTCCTCAATTTCAGTATGAAGGAACGTCATCGACCAATCCATTCGCCTTCCGTCACTACAATCCGGACGAGAAAATTGGCGATAAAACCATGCGTGAGCACCTGCGATTTGGCGCGGCATACTGGCACGTCATGCGCAACGAGCTGGGCGACCCCTTTGGTGCCGGCACCGCACTGATGCCCTGGGACGACGGCTCTGAAACCCTGCAGAACGCCCTGAACCGGGTGCCTGTCTTCTTCGAGTTCCTCAACAAATCCCAGATCGATTACTACTGCTTCCACGATCGCGACATCTCCCCTGAAGGAGCCACCCTCGCGGAAACTCACAAGAATCTCGATCGCGTGGTCGATGAGCTGGAAAAATTCCAAGGCGAAACCGGCAAGAAACTTCTCTGGGGAACAGCCTGCCTGTTCGGTCACCCGCGCTACGCCCACGGCGCAGCCACCTCGCCGAATGCCGATGTCTTTGCCTACGGCGCCAGCCAGGTGAAACACGCACTTGAAGCCACCCACCGTCTCGGCGGTGAAGGCTACGTCTTCTGGGGAGGCCGTGAAGGTTACGCCACCCTGCTCAATACCGACATGAAACGTGAGCTCGATCACCTCGCCGCCATGCTCCACCTCGCCGTGGATCACGCCAAGAAGATCGGCTACCAAGGTCAGTTCTACATCGAGCCAAAACCGCGCGAACCGTCCACCCACCAATACGATTCCGATTCCGCTGCCTGTCTCAATTTCCTCCGTGAGTATGATTTGTTAGACCACTTCAAGCTCAACATCGAGACCAACCACGCCACCCTCGCCGGCCACACCATGGAGCACGAACTCGACGTCGCCATCGGTGCCAACGCACTCGGCAGCATCGATGCCAACCGTGGCGACGAACTCATCGGCTGGGACACCGACCAGTTCCCGACCAATGTTTACGACACCACCCAGGTCATGATCCGCGTTCTGAAAATGGGCGGCTTCACCACCGGTGGTTTGAACTTCGATGCCAAGCGTCGTCGTGAATCTCACGAGCCGGAAGATCTCTTCCACGCCCACATCGGTGGCATGGATGTTTTCGCCCGCGGATTGAAGATCGCGCACAAGATTATCGAAGACGGTCGGATGGATGCTTTCATCACAGAACGTTACTCGAGTTATGACAGTGGCATTGGTGCCGAGATCGAATCCGGCTCCACCTCTCTCGACAGCTTGGACGCTCACGCTCAGTCAATTGACCCACCACAACTCTCTAGCGGACGCCAAGAAATGTTGGAAAACATTATCAATGATTATCTGGTCTAA
- a CDS encoding DUF7133 domain-containing protein translates to MKLFRNYSITAALVGFATLSPLSAQDQDQDQEIYQRGFLSKKGALESLQVTEGYELQLVLSDPIIHEPVAVAWDGNGVMYVVEMRSYMQDADASGENEPVSRISRHEDTDGDGVYDKHSVYIDKMVLPRMILPLDDRLMVGVSHTLDLWNYRDTDGDGVADEKVKIHEGGHRGGNMEHQPSGLIWALDNWIYLTYENVRYRFTDGKLEVEKIPSGNGQWGLTQDDDGRMYYTRAGRERPAEGFQQPAQYGMISVPNEFKGTFYKVYPMAPVPDVQGGERRVGPTGGLNYFTGCAGQEIFRGDALPSDVYGDLFVPEPVGRLIRRAKVERSNGKTVIGSATEPGTEFIRTRDINFRPVQTSTGPDGCLYIVDMHRGIIQQGNWTKPGSYLRGIIDNWGLNKNIGKGRIYRLVHKDHKPGPKPKLNGLKTVELLKYLDHANGWWRDTAKRLIILRDDRESVAPQLQKATLNPKVKTQTRITALWTLEGMSAAQPELLGKLLTDSDQRIVCNAIRVSEAWIKKNDATVLAAINKLADTENPEIAIQLLNSLQYCGNPASLASTRDQLMSDHGDLPAVVANIKVREQLANPRRGKASTPMDRAMTRGQKIYTQLCIECHGDKGQGSPMAGQEGVTLAPALSSGRVTGSGETLVRTLLHGLQGPLDGKNYPAGIMPPQGSNSDQWISDVATYVRNSFGNKASMITPSMVKGIRKVDSGRKEMWTQKELDALAPKELNNHQSWKLTASHRENDLKYAIDRNAKTRYSSKHRMEPGMWIQIELPSAVEIERITMDSSQSPNDFPATYTVSFSMDGKSWKTTSNQQGSASTTSFFTTPTKARFIRINQQGKSPKYYWSIHELQLFGR, encoded by the coding sequence ATGAAATTATTTCGTAATTACAGCATCACCGCCGCTCTTGTCGGCTTCGCCACCCTCTCTCCGCTTTCCGCTCAGGATCAGGACCAGGATCAAGAAATCTACCAACGCGGCTTCCTCAGCAAAAAGGGCGCCCTGGAGTCGCTTCAAGTTACGGAAGGCTACGAGCTTCAACTGGTCCTCAGCGACCCGATTATTCACGAACCTGTCGCCGTCGCGTGGGATGGCAATGGCGTGATGTATGTGGTGGAAATGCGCAGCTACATGCAGGATGCCGATGCCTCCGGCGAGAACGAACCGGTTTCCAGAATCTCCCGTCACGAGGACACCGATGGCGACGGCGTGTATGATAAGCACAGTGTCTACATCGACAAGATGGTGCTGCCTCGCATGATTCTTCCACTCGACGATCGCTTGATGGTGGGTGTCTCCCACACCCTTGACCTATGGAACTACCGCGATACCGATGGCGACGGAGTGGCTGATGAGAAAGTCAAAATTCACGAAGGTGGTCACCGGGGAGGTAATATGGAGCACCAGCCGAGCGGTCTGATCTGGGCATTGGATAACTGGATCTATCTCACCTACGAAAACGTTCGCTACCGCTTCACCGATGGTAAATTGGAAGTGGAAAAAATCCCAAGCGGCAACGGCCAGTGGGGATTGACCCAGGACGACGACGGTCGGATGTATTACACCCGTGCCGGCCGCGAGCGTCCGGCCGAAGGTTTCCAGCAGCCTGCCCAATACGGCATGATCAGTGTGCCGAACGAATTCAAAGGAACCTTCTACAAAGTCTACCCGATGGCCCCCGTGCCGGATGTGCAAGGTGGCGAACGCCGCGTGGGACCCACTGGAGGCCTGAACTACTTCACCGGCTGCGCTGGTCAGGAAATTTTCCGAGGCGATGCCTTACCGTCCGATGTCTACGGCGACCTCTTCGTCCCGGAACCGGTCGGTCGTCTGATCCGCCGCGCCAAAGTCGAACGCTCGAATGGTAAAACCGTCATCGGCAGCGCCACCGAGCCTGGCACGGAATTCATTCGCACCAGGGACATCAACTTCCGCCCGGTGCAAACATCCACCGGTCCGGACGGCTGCCTTTACATCGTCGATATGCACCGCGGCATCATCCAGCAAGGAAACTGGACCAAACCCGGCAGCTACCTGCGCGGCATCATCGACAACTGGGGGCTCAACAAAAACATCGGCAAAGGACGCATCTACCGTCTGGTGCACAAGGACCATAAACCGGGGCCCAAACCCAAACTCAATGGACTGAAAACCGTGGAACTGCTTAAATACCTCGACCACGCCAACGGCTGGTGGCGCGACACCGCGAAGCGCCTGATCATCCTCCGTGACGACCGCGAATCCGTCGCTCCGCAGCTGCAAAAAGCCACGCTGAACCCGAAGGTCAAAACACAAACGCGCATCACCGCGCTGTGGACGCTCGAAGGCATGTCAGCCGCTCAGCCGGAATTGTTGGGCAAGCTCCTTACCGACTCCGACCAACGCATCGTCTGCAATGCCATCCGCGTTAGTGAAGCCTGGATCAAGAAAAACGATGCCACTGTGCTCGCTGCCATCAACAAGCTCGCCGACACCGAAAACCCCGAAATTGCCATCCAGCTGCTGAACTCCCTGCAATACTGCGGTAACCCGGCCAGCCTCGCCAGCACGCGCGATCAGCTGATGTCCGATCATGGAGATCTCCCTGCCGTCGTGGCCAACATCAAGGTCCGCGAACAATTGGCCAACCCTCGCCGGGGCAAAGCCAGCACGCCCATGGATCGCGCCATGACCCGTGGTCAGAAAATCTACACCCAGCTCTGCATCGAGTGTCACGGCGACAAGGGTCAAGGGTCGCCGATGGCAGGTCAGGAAGGCGTCACTCTCGCTCCGGCGCTGAGCTCCGGGCGAGTCACCGGCTCCGGAGAGACCCTGGTGCGCACCTTGTTGCACGGTCTGCAAGGTCCCTTGGATGGCAAGAACTACCCTGCCGGAATCATGCCACCACAAGGAAGCAACAGCGACCAATGGATTTCCGATGTCGCCACCTACGTGCGTAACAGCTTCGGCAACAAAGCCTCGATGATCACGCCTTCCATGGTGAAAGGAATCCGCAAGGTCGATTCCGGTCGCAAGGAAATGTGGACACAGAAAGAGCTGGATGCTTTAGCCCCCAAGGAGCTAAACAACCATCAATCGTGGAAACTCACCGCCAGCCACAGAGAAAACGACCTGAAGTATGCCATCGATCGCAATGCCAAGACCCGCTACAGCTCGAAACATAGAATGGAACCAGGAATGTGGATCCAGATCGAGCTGCCAAGCGCCGTCGAGATCGAACGCATCACCATGGACAGTTCCCAGTCGCCCAATGACTTCCCAGCCACCTACACCGTCAGTTTCTCCATGGACGGAAAAAGCTGGAAAACCACCAGCAACCAGCAAGGTTCAGCCTCCACAACAAGCTTCTTCACGACGCCTACCAAAGCTCGATTCATCCGCATCAATCAGCAAGGAAAGAGTCCAAAATATTATTGGTCCATCCATGAACTCCAGCTTTTCGGTCGTTAG
- a CDS encoding AraC family transcriptional regulator — MDEHPELDAKGFTATLMPGQIAPALFQALPDVIFWIKDAEGRFVYVNQAFCHEVAKMSEDEVLGLKDGDIFPPTLAKVFLRGDQRVLKSRKPKLNKPELLPNRMGGVEWRSTSKIPLQDLEGNWVGTAGISRKTGYSEQLPTSGGQRKLSVIVAAIHDNLQHQVSITSLAQAASISVSTLERLFREHMDTTPRQFILQVKMSAACDWLMNTEMQVREVANALGYEEHANFTRAFTKLMGMSPRAYQEFYKKS, encoded by the coding sequence ATGGATGAGCACCCGGAACTCGATGCCAAAGGCTTCACCGCGACGCTGATGCCGGGCCAAATCGCGCCGGCACTTTTTCAGGCGCTACCGGATGTGATTTTTTGGATCAAGGATGCTGAGGGCCGCTTTGTCTATGTCAACCAGGCCTTCTGCCACGAGGTGGCGAAAATGAGTGAGGACGAGGTGTTGGGTCTGAAGGACGGAGATATCTTCCCGCCCACTCTGGCGAAGGTCTTTCTGCGCGGCGACCAGCGGGTGCTCAAGTCGCGAAAACCGAAACTCAACAAGCCGGAGCTGCTGCCCAATCGCATGGGAGGGGTCGAGTGGCGATCGACGAGTAAAATCCCGCTGCAAGATCTCGAGGGCAACTGGGTGGGCACGGCCGGGATTTCCAGAAAAACTGGATACAGCGAGCAGCTCCCCACCTCGGGCGGCCAGCGGAAGCTTTCTGTGATCGTCGCGGCGATTCACGATAACTTGCAGCACCAGGTGAGTATTACCAGTCTGGCTCAAGCGGCCTCGATCTCGGTGAGCACGCTGGAACGTTTGTTCCGTGAGCATATGGATACCACACCGCGGCAGTTCATTCTGCAGGTGAAGATGTCGGCAGCCTGCGATTGGTTGATGAATACGGAGATGCAGGTGAGGGAAGTGGCCAATGCGCTGGGTTATGAAGAACACGCCAATTTCACCCGCGCCTTCACCAAGCTGATGGGGATGTCTCCGCGTGCGTATCAAGAATTTTACAAAAAGAGTTAG
- the hrpB gene encoding ATP-dependent helicase HrpB, which produces MELPIHALRDEIGEAVQQSGRLLLRAPTGSGKSTCVPSMLLESGVEGLIVVVQPRRIAARLLARHVAALRGVKPGGEVGHVVRFENCMSEQTRIVYVTDGVLQRWLQEDADLPGVGAVVFDEFHERRIASDVALARCLDLQESSREDLKLVVMSATLETGGLREYLQPCEVLEADGRVFPVDIKYQAISQGAQRGAQGPRAGLWDHVAAAIKQEVGREDAGHILVFLPGVHEIRRTVELVERAAWSRGWKVCPLYSGLSPKLQDEAVAPHGSPRIIVSTNVAETSLTIDGVCTVIDAGLARVARYDPVRGIDTLMIEKISRASADQRAGRAGRTAPGKCLRLWSENDHGRRVAFELPEIKRVDLAEVLLALKAAGIDDVAKFRWLEAPDAHALEVATQLLHQLGALDVLEEITEQGRAMARFPLHPRYARLLLAGQQHNCVAEAGFIAAAVQSEGVFLRGKGGQKAFSDDSDLTDFAAEWRAFNVARDMRYDPRRCGDYGIMARGARELEKALKQLEQIARRSGLNWRPPRDAEFDQEAVRHAVLAALSDRLAAQLGEATLSCRVVGNRKGKIDAESVAKGADAFVAAEMTEVEGREVSVYLNRCTRISLESLQAQFPEDFSDHDGAVYDESARRVVRRRETRFRDLVLASKEGGEPPLDQAAHLLAQRVVSGELKLNKWDRAVEQWIARLVNLSQWMPEMELPGFSEDDHQMVIEEVCQGAKSYKDIKNRDVLPVLSKWLSGPQKAVLDAYAPTEVKLSNGKSAKVKYKRDAEPWIAMKMQHLYDVTELPKIADGKVKLLVHLLAPNQRPWQVTGDLEGFWERGYPQMKKDLAGRYPKHEWR; this is translated from the coding sequence ATGGAATTACCGATTCATGCCTTACGTGACGAGATTGGCGAAGCTGTGCAGCAGAGCGGGCGTTTGCTGCTGCGCGCCCCCACGGGATCAGGGAAATCGACCTGTGTTCCGTCGATGTTGTTAGAAAGTGGGGTCGAGGGACTGATTGTGGTGGTGCAGCCTCGCCGGATTGCTGCCCGACTGCTGGCCAGACACGTCGCGGCACTGCGTGGTGTGAAACCCGGTGGCGAGGTCGGTCACGTGGTGCGCTTTGAAAACTGCATGAGCGAGCAGACTCGCATCGTTTACGTAACCGACGGTGTGCTGCAGCGCTGGCTGCAAGAAGATGCCGATCTTCCGGGCGTGGGTGCGGTGGTCTTTGATGAATTTCACGAACGCCGCATCGCCAGTGATGTGGCTTTGGCACGGTGCCTCGATTTGCAGGAATCTTCACGGGAGGATCTCAAGTTGGTGGTGATGTCCGCGACGCTGGAAACTGGCGGCCTGCGCGAGTATCTTCAGCCCTGCGAGGTGCTGGAGGCAGATGGGCGTGTTTTTCCTGTGGATATCAAGTATCAGGCGATCAGTCAGGGGGCGCAACGCGGCGCTCAGGGGCCACGTGCAGGACTGTGGGATCACGTGGCGGCAGCGATCAAACAGGAGGTCGGCCGCGAGGATGCGGGGCATATTCTGGTCTTTCTTCCCGGTGTGCATGAAATCCGGCGGACGGTGGAGCTGGTGGAGCGCGCGGCGTGGTCGCGTGGCTGGAAAGTCTGTCCGCTATACAGTGGTCTGTCGCCCAAGCTGCAAGATGAAGCGGTGGCTCCTCACGGAAGTCCGCGTATCATTGTCTCCACCAATGTGGCGGAGACCTCACTGACCATCGATGGCGTTTGCACGGTGATCGATGCCGGATTGGCGCGTGTCGCTCGCTACGATCCCGTGCGAGGGATCGATACCTTGATGATCGAAAAAATCTCGCGCGCTTCAGCGGATCAACGTGCCGGTCGGGCAGGACGGACGGCGCCGGGGAAATGTCTGCGTCTGTGGAGTGAGAACGATCATGGTCGGAGGGTGGCCTTTGAGCTGCCCGAGATCAAACGGGTCGACCTCGCAGAGGTGCTGCTCGCACTCAAGGCGGCGGGCATCGACGATGTGGCGAAGTTCCGCTGGTTGGAAGCACCCGATGCCCATGCTCTGGAGGTGGCGACCCAGCTGCTGCATCAGCTCGGCGCGCTGGATGTTCTCGAAGAAATCACGGAGCAGGGTAGGGCGATGGCCCGCTTTCCTCTGCATCCACGTTATGCCCGACTTCTGTTAGCGGGGCAACAGCACAACTGTGTGGCCGAGGCTGGTTTCATTGCCGCGGCCGTGCAGAGCGAGGGTGTTTTTCTACGGGGGAAAGGGGGGCAGAAAGCATTTAGTGACGACAGTGATCTCACCGATTTCGCCGCCGAGTGGCGTGCCTTCAATGTGGCACGCGATATGCGCTACGATCCCCGACGCTGTGGCGATTATGGCATCATGGCGCGTGGTGCACGCGAGCTGGAGAAGGCACTGAAGCAGTTGGAGCAAATCGCTCGAAGGTCAGGGCTCAATTGGCGCCCTCCGCGCGATGCTGAATTCGATCAAGAGGCGGTGCGCCATGCGGTGTTGGCAGCCTTGAGTGATCGCTTGGCAGCCCAGCTGGGTGAGGCCACCTTGTCGTGTCGGGTGGTCGGAAACCGGAAAGGGAAAATCGATGCCGAGAGTGTGGCTAAGGGCGCCGATGCCTTTGTGGCTGCCGAGATGACCGAGGTCGAGGGCCGGGAGGTCTCGGTGTACTTGAACCGCTGCACCAGGATCTCGCTCGAGTCGCTGCAGGCGCAATTCCCGGAGGACTTTTCCGATCACGATGGGGCTGTTTATGACGAGTCGGCACGGCGTGTTGTGAGGCGACGCGAAACCCGCTTCCGTGACCTCGTGCTTGCCTCCAAAGAAGGTGGAGAGCCACCGCTCGATCAAGCCGCTCATCTGCTTGCTCAACGGGTGGTTTCCGGAGAGCTGAAACTCAATAAGTGGGACCGCGCCGTCGAGCAATGGATCGCACGCTTGGTGAACCTCAGCCAGTGGATGCCGGAGATGGAGCTGCCCGGATTCAGCGAGGACGATCATCAAATGGTGATTGAAGAAGTTTGTCAGGGAGCGAAATCCTACAAAGATATCAAAAACCGCGACGTCCTCCCGGTGCTTTCCAAATGGCTGTCCGGACCGCAAAAGGCGGTGCTCGATGCCTATGCGCCGACCGAAGTGAAGCTCTCGAATGGGAAGTCCGCCAAGGTGAAATACAAGCGTGATGCCGAACCCTGGATTGCGATGAAAATGCAGCACCTTTACGATGTCACCGAGCTTCCGAAAATCGCCGATGGCAAGGTGAAGTTGTTAGTCCACTTGTTGGCACCCAATCAACGTCCGTGGCAGGTGACAGGTGATCTCGAAGGGTTTTGGGAACGCGGCTATCCCCAGATGAAAAAAGACCTCGCAGGAAGATACCCCAAACACGAATGGCGATGA
- a CDS encoding VanW family protein: protein MHDRSNQLPTRRQALLFSAKVKLLQGRRMLMNLADGVSRHPRSDALSEAPVIASSSTPLWTEEHAAERDLTAGKVQNLRMACRALHGTVIPAGEVFSFWKQMGRTTRGKGYVVGRELREGCMIPNLGGGLCQLSNGLYNAALKAGCRIVERHAHSQVVAGSLAAVGRDATVFWNYVDLRFSYHAALRLEASLSKNHLHIRFLSEQSGDAMAPDSGSSPQPIEEVGNCFSCNVGGCFRNAPQDATKQDLGRTAVLLDSYVPEFQQWLNTHLQADDRVLCPINARRYRAPAYRWKNPTATPFRYATALTLLRSLRLRFLSQNGGALQRTLMEFDQKLAATYARRIDFRVTHLIVSQNLLPHLWRLGVMGGRTFDVLATRYPLGEIQSRLNSAHIKHARSSTLNDFRVDASLCEIEQEALSHAQRIFTAHHGVADAMPGKVTRLPWVVPQVEVRSHTPHSPLMIGFPASPLGKKGVYELQEALQGMDVTVLVLGNADEGVDLPNSRQASLSEIMQCDLVVLPAHIEHSPRPLLRALAMGVPVIATKACGLPAQEGLTLLEEPDVTALRKLIQTFAQSVRP, encoded by the coding sequence ATGCACGATCGATCGAACCAACTTCCCACCCGGCGCCAAGCCTTGCTTTTCTCTGCCAAGGTGAAGCTACTGCAGGGGCGGCGCATGCTGATGAATCTTGCAGACGGGGTGAGTCGACATCCTCGATCGGACGCTCTTAGCGAGGCACCAGTCATCGCCAGCTCGTCCACTCCGCTCTGGACCGAAGAGCACGCAGCCGAACGCGACCTAACAGCAGGCAAGGTCCAGAACCTTCGCATGGCCTGCCGGGCGCTGCACGGCACGGTGATTCCGGCTGGCGAGGTGTTTAGTTTTTGGAAGCAAATGGGGCGAACCACCCGAGGCAAGGGATACGTCGTAGGTAGAGAGTTGAGGGAGGGTTGCATGATTCCCAACCTTGGTGGTGGGCTGTGTCAGCTTTCCAACGGACTTTACAATGCCGCGCTCAAGGCAGGGTGCCGCATCGTTGAGCGCCATGCGCACTCGCAGGTGGTTGCCGGTTCTCTTGCGGCGGTGGGTAGGGATGCGACGGTATTTTGGAACTATGTTGATCTACGGTTCAGCTACCATGCCGCTCTGCGCCTGGAAGCCTCCTTGAGTAAAAACCATCTTCACATCCGCTTCCTCAGTGAGCAAAGCGGAGATGCGATGGCACCTGATTCAGGTTCTTCTCCGCAGCCGATTGAAGAGGTGGGAAATTGTTTCAGCTGTAATGTCGGTGGCTGTTTTCGGAACGCTCCTCAGGATGCAACAAAGCAGGACTTGGGTCGCACGGCGGTGTTGTTAGATTCGTATGTGCCCGAGTTCCAGCAGTGGTTAAACACCCACCTGCAGGCTGACGACCGGGTGCTGTGTCCTATCAACGCCCGTCGATACCGAGCTCCGGCGTATCGGTGGAAAAACCCGACGGCGACCCCTTTCCGCTACGCCACTGCTCTGACGCTTCTGAGATCGCTTCGGCTCCGTTTTCTGTCCCAGAACGGCGGAGCGTTGCAACGGACCTTGATGGAGTTCGATCAAAAACTGGCTGCTACCTACGCCCGTAGGATCGATTTCCGCGTCACTCACCTGATCGTTAGCCAGAACCTTCTGCCGCACCTCTGGCGGCTCGGAGTGATGGGTGGACGAACCTTCGATGTTCTTGCTACGCGCTATCCTCTGGGGGAAATACAAAGCCGATTGAACTCTGCTCATATCAAACACGCTCGGAGCTCGACCCTGAATGATTTTCGCGTGGATGCATCTTTGTGCGAGATCGAGCAGGAAGCTTTATCGCATGCTCAGCGGATCTTCACCGCCCACCACGGAGTGGCGGATGCCATGCCCGGCAAGGTGACTCGCTTGCCCTGGGTGGTTCCTCAAGTTGAAGTTCGGTCGCACACGCCGCACTCACCTCTGATGATCGGGTTTCCCGCTTCACCTCTTGGAAAAAAGGGCGTGTATGAGCTGCAAGAAGCGCTGCAGGGGATGGATGTCACCGTGCTGGTCTTAGGAAACGCCGATGAAGGTGTAGACTTGCCGAATAGTCGTCAGGCTAGCCTGTCTGAGATCATGCAGTGTGACCTTGTCGTCTTGCCAGCTCACATCGAGCACTCACCGCGACCTCTGCTTCGGGCACTTGCGATGGGCGTGCCGGTGATTGCAACCAAAGCTTGTGGGTTGCCTGCTCAAGAGGGACTCACCTTGTTAGAGGAACCTGATGTGACGGCTCTCAGGAAGCTCATTCAGACTTTCGCCCAGAGCGTGCGGCCTTGA